One Pectobacterium cacticida genomic window, CGCATGCAACAGCGCAAGATAGTCAGTGCCGTCATCCTTGATATAAATTGAAAATCCTTCACTATTTATTTTTTTTATTGTCATGACGCTGTCCAGATAAATCTACAACTCCATTTTGAAGTGACTAATGGCCCGTTGCTTCATGCTACGGGGATACCTTTATTTAAGACATTCTCAGTTTTTTTCTCAGCGCCGCTGAAATGTCGGCAGGTAAAAAATGTGATACATCGCCACCATGTCGTGCCACTTCTTTAACTAGAGAAGAAGAAATAAACGACCATTTTTCTGATGGCATTAGGAATACGCTTTCGAGCGTAGGCATCAAATGGTGATTCATTTTCGCGAGCTGGAGCTCATATTCGAAATCGGCTACGGCTCGCAAACCACGGACAAGAATAGTCGCATTTTGCTGCTGTGCAAAATGCGCCATGAGATCGCTAAAACCGATAACATCGACATTTGATAAATGTTGTGTCGCCCCCTTTGCCAGCGCGACGCGTTCATCCAGAGTAAAAAGCGTATGCTTGCTCGGGCTGGCGGCGATAGCCAGTATAACATGATCGAACAGTCGCGCTGCGCGCGTTAACAGATCCAAATGGCCATAGGTTAAGGGATCGAACGTTCCAGGATAAATCGCTTTGGTTGTCATCACGCCAGCCCTTCATTCAATGTATGGTAGCGACTGCTTTACTGCGTCCGCTGAGGTAAATAAGGTTCCAATAACGTCAATAGCATCTGTAACGCGCCCTGATTTTGGTGTAATACCTCCACAGCATGTCGACCATAGTAGAGACGA contains:
- the coaD gene encoding pantetheine-phosphate adenylyltransferase encodes the protein MTTKAIYPGTFDPLTYGHLDLLTRAARLFDHVILAIAASPSKHTLFTLDERVALAKGATQHLSNVDVIGFSDLMAHFAQQQNATILVRGLRAVADFEYELQLAKMNHHLMPTLESVFLMPSEKWSFISSSLVKEVARHGGDVSHFLPADISAALRKKLRMS